In one window of Cellulophaga sp. HaHa_2_95 DNA:
- a CDS encoding thiamine pyrophosphate-dependent enzyme, with amino-acid sequence MKKTTKWYSVLKDKKTLPEGRVQTVTAGHQGVCLTHYDGKFSALDNKCPHQGGPLGEGSIENGMLRCPWHGWDFDPCSGMPPGGFDDGVTTFEVKEEGDEILVGIPEEEKHQDTISDVMLQTMVNWGVDTGFGMVGHSNLAVADAMMRLEQQGKFQFFGIRHEGAAAFAASAYGKLMGKPAVCFGIAGPGSTNMFTGMWDAKVDRAPMLTLSGQVNTQVMGTGAFQEVDLVGAFQTVANFNHSVQENSKHSELMSLAIKSALLNRDVSHITFPDEVAFMPKPQGEEAQTPEGRITPMNISPPRQMVTKAVGMLEKSKMPAIIVGHGARFHMKAIIAFAEKINCPVITTFKAKGQISDHHELGCGVLGRSGTPIASWFMNESDLLLVFGASFSNHTGITPKKPIIQVDYDPAALSKFHKVDAALWGEISETLSLIEEQTEGKLNTVDMRPEIAKRWAIWKEEKASRLKDESDVGLSSIAVFEAMNKVVPANAVIAVDVGNNTYSFGRYFEPKNQSILMSGYLGSIGFALPAAMGAWAAQGKDRPIWSVSGDGGFGQYLGEMMTLVKYNMNIKHLLLNNSEIGKISKEQKAAELDVWKTSLHNANFAKYAENCGALGIRVTKIEELLPALEQLKAHKGPALLEIITDASLI; translated from the coding sequence CTGAAGGGCGTGTACAGACGGTTACAGCAGGACATCAAGGGGTATGTTTAACACATTATGATGGGAAATTTTCTGCATTAGACAATAAGTGCCCACATCAAGGAGGCCCTTTAGGAGAAGGTTCTATTGAAAATGGCATGTTACGTTGCCCTTGGCATGGTTGGGATTTTGATCCTTGTTCTGGTATGCCACCAGGAGGCTTTGATGATGGCGTGACCACCTTTGAAGTAAAAGAAGAAGGCGATGAAATTCTAGTAGGGATCCCTGAAGAAGAGAAACACCAAGATACCATCTCGGATGTGATGCTGCAGACCATGGTAAATTGGGGTGTAGATACTGGTTTTGGTATGGTGGGTCATTCTAACCTTGCGGTTGCCGATGCTATGATGCGATTAGAACAACAAGGCAAGTTTCAGTTTTTTGGCATTCGCCATGAGGGCGCAGCAGCCTTTGCAGCTTCTGCCTATGGAAAATTAATGGGAAAACCTGCCGTTTGTTTTGGTATTGCAGGACCAGGTTCTACCAATATGTTTACAGGCATGTGGGATGCAAAAGTAGATCGTGCTCCTATGTTAACATTATCGGGTCAAGTGAATACGCAGGTCATGGGTACCGGAGCATTTCAAGAAGTAGATCTCGTGGGTGCATTTCAAACCGTTGCGAACTTTAACCATAGCGTACAAGAAAACTCAAAACATAGTGAGTTAATGAGTTTAGCCATAAAAAGTGCGTTACTGAATAGAGATGTATCTCATATTACGTTTCCTGATGAAGTTGCTTTTATGCCTAAACCACAAGGCGAGGAAGCGCAAACACCAGAAGGACGAATTACGCCTATGAACATTTCACCGCCAAGACAAATGGTGACGAAGGCTGTAGGCATGTTAGAAAAATCTAAAATGCCAGCTATAATTGTAGGTCATGGGGCACGTTTTCATATGAAAGCTATTATAGCATTTGCAGAAAAAATAAACTGCCCTGTAATTACAACCTTTAAAGCCAAAGGACAAATTTCTGACCATCATGAGTTAGGCTGTGGAGTTTTGGGGAGAAGCGGAACGCCAATAGCGTCTTGGTTTATGAATGAAAGTGATTTGCTACTGGTATTTGGAGCTTCATTTTCTAATCATACAGGGATTACGCCGAAAAAACCAATCATTCAAGTAGATTACGACCCTGCAGCTTTAAGTAAGTTTCATAAGGTGGATGCTGCCCTTTGGGGCGAAATTTCTGAAACCTTATCTTTAATTGAAGAGCAAACGGAAGGCAAACTGAACACGGTAGATATGCGTCCAGAAATTGCAAAACGATGGGCCATATGGAAAGAAGAGAAAGCGAGCAGGTTAAAAGATGAAAGTGACGTGGGATTAAGTTCTATCGCTGTTTTTGAAGCGATGAATAAAGTAGTTCCAGCAAATGCCGTAATTGCTGTAGATGTAGGGAACAATACCTATTCATTTGGGCGTTATTTTGAACCAAAAAATCAGTCTATATTAATGTCTGGTTATTTAGGATCTATAGGTTTTGCATTACCCGCAGCAATGGGGGCTTGGGCAGCACAAGGAAAAGATAGACCTATTTGGTCCGTTTCTGGTGATGGTGGTTTTGGTCAGTATTTAGGAGAAATGATGACTTTGGTGAAATACAATATGAACATCAAACATCTATTGCTGAACAATTCTGAAATCGGGAAAATCTCTAAAGAGCAAAAAGCGGCGGAATTAGACGTTTGGAAAACATCATTACACAATGCAAACTTTGCTAAATATGCCGAAAACTGTGGTGCACTAGGAATCCGTGTTACCAAAATAGAAGAACTACTCCCCGCTTTAGAACAATTAAAAGCGCACAAGGGTCCTGCCCTATTAGAAATAATTACAGATGCAAGCTTAATATAA